The Anabaena sp. WA102 genome contains a region encoding:
- a CDS encoding STAS domain-containing protein, with amino-acid sequence MTLTQERQVILFKPQGSIDLDSGTVLSEQMAAIKPQHHQLWVIDLANVDFMDSSGLVPLVKGLTTARQIGCRLVLCNVKAPVKLILELTQLDSVFEIFPSYEDIFAPVTNQQPVATGV; translated from the coding sequence ATGACTCTTACACAAGAACGCCAAGTGATTTTGTTCAAACCCCAAGGTAGTATAGACCTGGATAGTGGTACAGTCTTGAGCGAACAGATGGCTGCTATTAAACCTCAGCATCACCAACTCTGGGTTATAGATTTAGCAAATGTAGATTTCATGGATAGTTCTGGATTGGTCCCACTTGTCAAGGGACTTACCACAGCGCGTCAAATTGGTTGTCGGTTGGTTCTCTGCAATGTTAAAGCTCCAGTTAAGTTGATTTTGGAACTTACCCAGCTTGATTCAGTATTTGAAATTTTCCCAAGTTACGAAGATATTTTTGCTCCTGTTACCAATCAACAGCCAGTAGCAACTGGAGTTTAG
- the ruvB gene encoding Holliday junction branch migration DNA helicase RuvB, which yields MAIISSKKQPPEPNGEPKKQRESAKVPPAENLLQSEAAINEQGKPEESIRPQRFADYIGQKDLKDVLDIAIKAAKSRNEVMDHLLLYGPPGLGKTTMAMILASEMGVSCKITSAPALERPRDIVGLLVNLKPGDVLFIDEIHRLSRMTEEILYPAMEDCRLDITVGKGSSARIRSIPLSKFTLVGATTRVGALTSPLRDRFGLIQKLRFYEVAELTQIVVRTAELLQTSVNLDGATEIAKRSRGTPRIANRLLKRVRDYAEVKSFIEINETVAAEALQLFQVDPCGLDWTDRKMLSVIIENFNGGPVGLETIAATTGEDTQTIEEVYEPYLMQIGYLSRTPRGRIATKAAYQHMGFKPPNEQLSLL from the coding sequence ATGGCGATTATCTCCTCCAAAAAACAGCCTCCAGAACCCAACGGAGAACCCAAAAAGCAACGGGAATCAGCCAAAGTACCCCCCGCAGAAAATCTGTTGCAATCAGAAGCTGCCATTAATGAACAAGGGAAACCAGAAGAAAGTATTCGTCCCCAGCGCTTTGCTGATTACATCGGCCAAAAGGATTTAAAGGATGTCTTAGATATAGCCATTAAAGCCGCTAAATCTAGGAACGAAGTCATGGATCATTTGCTGTTGTATGGACCACCAGGTTTAGGTAAAACCACAATGGCGATGATTTTAGCCTCAGAAATGGGGGTAAGTTGCAAAATTACCAGCGCCCCAGCTTTAGAACGACCACGAGATATCGTGGGGTTATTGGTGAACCTGAAACCAGGAGATGTGTTATTTATAGATGAAATTCATCGTTTATCACGGATGACAGAGGAAATTCTCTATCCAGCAATGGAAGATTGTCGCCTAGATATTACAGTAGGTAAGGGTTCTAGTGCCAGAATTAGAAGTATACCTTTGTCTAAATTTACCCTAGTCGGGGCAACAACCCGCGTCGGAGCTTTAACTTCCCCATTGCGCGATCGCTTTGGCTTAATTCAAAAGTTGCGTTTTTATGAAGTTGCTGAACTTACTCAAATTGTGGTTCGCACTGCCGAATTATTACAAACTTCAGTTAATTTAGACGGGGCTACAGAAATAGCCAAACGTTCACGAGGAACACCAAGAATAGCTAATAGACTACTAAAAAGAGTCCGTGATTATGCAGAAGTAAAATCTTTTATAGAAATAAATGAAACTGTAGCAGCGGAAGCATTGCAGCTATTCCAAGTTGATCCTTGTGGTTTAGATTGGACAGATAGAAAAATGCTCAGTGTGATTATTGAAAACTTTAATGGTGGTCCAGTCGGTTTAGAAACCATTGCTGCTACCACTGGGGAAGACACCCAAACCATTGAAGAAGTTTATGAACCATATTTAATGCAAATAGGTTATTTAAGTCGGACACCCAGGGGGAGAATAGCCACTAAAGCAGCCTATCAACACATGGGTTTTAAACCCCCTAATGAGCAGTTATCATTACTGTAG
- a CDS encoding cob(I)yrinic acid a,c-diamide adenosyltransferase, giving the protein MTRNGIGIRTAQVRSERLTGQIHVYDGIGKGKSQAALGVVLRSIGLGINTPSDSSRVLLLRFLKGPERDYDEDGAIAALQRGFPHLIDQVRTGRAEFFGHDQITAFDRTEAARGWDVAKGAIASGLYSVVVLDEINPVLDLGLLSVDEVVKTLKSKPQELEIITTGRAAPPQLLDIADLHSEMKPHHHPTAAELFIEGIEIYTGAGKGKSTSALGKALQAIGRGINHPGSTRVLIMQWLKGGSGYTEDAAIAALQQSYPEIVDHQRCGRDAIVWRNSRQDLDYIEAERGWEIAKIAIASGVYKTIILDELNPTVDLELLPVDPIVQALLRKPRDTEVIITGRCQNQPAYFDLASIHSEVYCHKHYANQGVELKRGVDF; this is encoded by the coding sequence ATGACAAGGAACGGTATCGGTATTCGCACAGCGCAAGTCCGTTCTGAGCGGCTTACGGGTCAAATTCACGTCTATGATGGTATTGGGAAAGGTAAGTCCCAAGCGGCTTTAGGGGTGGTTTTGCGCTCTATTGGGTTGGGAATCAATACACCTAGTGATTCTAGCCGGGTTTTATTGTTGCGGTTTTTGAAAGGTCCAGAACGGGATTATGATGAGGATGGAGCGATCGCTGCATTACAGCGCGGTTTCCCCCATTTAATTGATCAGGTTCGCACGGGGAGAGCCGAATTTTTTGGTCATGATCAAATTACAGCTTTTGATCGAACAGAGGCTGCAAGGGGTTGGGATGTAGCCAAAGGGGCGATCGCCTCTGGGTTGTATTCAGTTGTTGTCCTGGATGAAATTAACCCGGTTTTGGATTTGGGTTTGCTGTCAGTGGATGAGGTAGTAAAGACTTTAAAATCTAAACCCCAAGAACTGGAAATCATTACGACTGGACGCGCAGCACCGCCACAATTATTGGATATTGCGGATTTGCATTCGGAAATGAAACCCCATCACCACCCCACAGCCGCAGAACTTTTCATTGAAGGCATTGAAATTTATACAGGTGCAGGTAAGGGTAAATCTACCAGTGCTTTAGGTAAAGCTTTACAAGCAATTGGTAGAGGCATCAATCATCCTGGTTCTACTCGTGTATTAATTATGCAGTGGCTCAAAGGCGGTAGTGGTTATACTGAAGACGCAGCGATCGCCGCCTTACAACAATCCTATCCAGAAATTGTAGATCATCAACGCTGTGGACGGGATGCCATTGTTTGGCGGAATTCTCGTCAAGATTTAGACTATATAGAAGCGGAAAGAGGTTGGGAAATTGCCAAAATAGCGATCGCCTCTGGTGTCTATAAAACAATTATTCTTGATGAACTCAATCCCACTGTTGATTTAGAATTGTTACCCGTTGATCCCATTGTTCAAGCCCTGCTACGCAAACCTCGTGATACAGAAGTGATCATCACCGGGCGCTGTCAAAACCAACCCGCTTATTTTGATTTAGCTAGTATTCACTCTGAGGTTTACTGTCATAAACACTATGCAAATCAAGGCGTAGAATTGAAGCGTGGAGTTGATTTCTAA
- the fraC gene encoding filament integrity protein FraC → MSDELSLPIILPIGAIFFEILFLLTAIPIEAYVLHKWLKFDKRTSIFYAIALNVFSSVIGWIVFFTVEPMLPIPIKAELINYVFFNKIKASSISTMIILLSFTIFIATFLVKFLLMKILIIFMGEGGKNTQPETMSSQQRASYMNIAKLQNTNLITATLIANSLSYSAITFIILIRSR, encoded by the coding sequence ATGTCTGATGAATTATCACTACCCATAATCTTGCCTATTGGGGCAATATTTTTTGAAATATTATTCTTACTAACTGCCATTCCCATAGAAGCCTATGTTCTTCATAAATGGTTAAAGTTTGATAAAAGAACCAGCATTTTTTATGCCATTGCCTTAAATGTTTTTTCGAGTGTCATTGGCTGGATTGTGTTTTTCACAGTCGAACCAATGTTACCTATCCCGATCAAAGCCGAATTGATTAATTATGTATTTTTCAATAAGATTAAAGCTTCTAGCATTAGTACAATGATAATTTTATTATCATTTACTATTTTCATAGCGACTTTCTTAGTTAAATTTTTATTGATGAAGATCCTCATCATTTTTATGGGTGAAGGCGGAAAAAACACCCAGCCAGAAACCATGTCTTCACAACAAAGAGCTAGTTATATGAATATAGCTAAGTTGCAGAATACTAATTTAATCACGGCAACATTAATAGCAAATTCACTCAGTTACAGTGCCATAACCTTTATCATATTAATTCGCTCTCGGTAA
- the fraD gene encoding septal junction protein FraD: MNFLLKEIGGIFKYIQDLFAGVQKFLTPAKAYSWQTFIYLSVFSWGISYFAVGYIRDIIAFCGWLFLLAGTTWYTTDDPLRIPGTFMPVGAVITGFLVSVFAFGYQESGLTFNTIVIWPTIAALVTAIPNFFEGNGRGLPNAKLPKLQDRQKVVVLLAWCMLISCWLQFYFVIDKWLKEYPSLRADNFQKSAFVIRLERPARKPKTGDLILNKLQPLINQQLANKPWGEVEKWLLEANQQLGNLGKRTINSNLGKSQERLLWRVEPRVVNIKSGYRLDILTIWAGPSANSQGYYWKKSCLIEPSNSGKQTDNKNTVARLTCDRTSKFIMGSPPAQQ, translated from the coding sequence ATGAACTTTTTATTGAAGGAAATAGGTGGCATATTTAAATATATTCAGGATTTATTTGCAGGAGTGCAAAAATTTCTGACACCAGCCAAAGCATATTCATGGCAAACATTTATCTATTTGAGTGTTTTTTCTTGGGGAATATCATATTTTGCCGTAGGGTATATTAGGGATATTATTGCCTTTTGTGGTTGGTTATTTTTATTAGCAGGAACAACTTGGTATACTACGGACGATCCTTTAAGAATTCCCGGAACTTTTATGCCAGTTGGGGCAGTAATCACAGGCTTTTTAGTGAGCGTCTTTGCCTTTGGATACCAGGAGAGTGGATTAACATTTAATACTATAGTCATTTGGCCGACAATAGCCGCCCTAGTTACAGCCATACCTAACTTCTTTGAAGGCAACGGTAGAGGATTGCCAAACGCGAAACTTCCTAAATTGCAAGATCGTCAAAAAGTTGTAGTTTTATTAGCTTGGTGTATGCTAATTAGTTGTTGGCTTCAGTTTTACTTTGTGATAGATAAATGGTTAAAAGAATATCCCAGTTTACGAGCAGATAATTTTCAGAAAAGTGCTTTTGTGATTAGATTAGAACGACCAGCACGAAAGCCAAAAACTGGTGATTTGATCTTAAATAAACTGCAACCCTTAATTAATCAACAACTTGCCAATAAACCTTGGGGTGAAGTAGAAAAATGGTTACTAGAAGCTAATCAGCAACTAGGCAACTTGGGGAAAAGAACGATTAATAGTAATTTAGGTAAATCTCAAGAAAGACTACTATGGCGAGTTGAACCCCGTGTAGTCAATATCAAGTCTGGATATAGGCTAGATATTTTAACAATTTGGGCTGGACCTAGTGCCAACTCTCAAGGATATTACTGGAAAAAATCTTGTTTGATAGAACCATCTAACTCTGGTAAACAAACAGATAATAAAAATACCGTTGCCCGTCTAACTTGCGATCGCACAAGTAAATTTATCATGGGTTCTCCACCAGCACAACAATAA
- a CDS encoding ABC transporter permease: MNVIRTVVMAKNVFQEVIRDRILYIIGFYAIILAIAFRAIPEFAGTTSNKIFLDFGLATMNVIGLIVAIFIGTGLVNKEIEKRTILVLIAKPISRSEFIASKYLGLSAVIGVLITAMTIIYLGFLQVGQVSYPITSIFLATLFLFLQLCLITAVAITLGVFTSSLIATALTFAVYLMGNVTQDLVALGKLSQNPGMERITQSLYLILPDLSRLDLKNDAVYGLQALPDPITLVTNAGYSLLYSFMLLAIAIIIFLRREF, encoded by the coding sequence ATGAATGTAATTAGAACTGTCGTCATGGCTAAGAATGTATTTCAGGAAGTGATCCGCGATCGCATTCTGTACATCATCGGTTTTTATGCTATCATCCTGGCTATTGCCTTCCGTGCCATTCCCGAATTTGCCGGCACCACCAGTAATAAAATATTTTTGGACTTTGGTTTGGCAACAATGAACGTCATTGGTTTAATTGTCGCTATATTTATCGGCACAGGATTAGTTAACAAAGAAATTGAAAAACGCACTATTTTAGTATTAATTGCCAAACCCATCAGCCGCAGTGAATTTATTGCTAGTAAATATTTAGGGTTATCAGCAGTTATCGGTGTACTCATTACTGCAATGACAATAATTTATTTAGGATTCTTACAAGTTGGTCAAGTATCCTATCCAATTACTAGCATTTTTCTGGCTACACTATTCTTATTTTTGCAATTATGTTTAATTACTGCCGTAGCCATTACTTTGGGCGTTTTTACCAGTTCACTGATAGCCACAGCCCTAACATTTGCAGTGTATTTAATGGGGAATGTTACTCAAGATTTAGTGGCATTAGGTAAATTAAGTCAGAATCCTGGTATGGAACGCATTACCCAAAGTTTATATCTAATTTTGCCAGATTTATCTAGATTAGATTTAAAGAATGATGCTGTTTACGGTTTGCAAGCACTACCTGATCCAATCACATTAGTTACCAATGCAGGTTATAGTTTACTTTACAGTTTTATGTTGTTAGCGATCGCCATTATTATTTTCTTAAGACGAGAATTTTAA